Proteins encoded by one window of Mariniplasma anaerobium:
- a CDS encoding CTP synthase, producing MTKYIFVTGGVVSSLGKGITASAIGQLLKSRGLKVFMQKFDPYINVDPGTMSPLQHGEVFVTDDGAETDLDLGHYERFIDENLNRHSSITTGKIYQSVLKRERRGDYLGATVQVIPHITDQIKKKLKDVAKHTKPDIVITEIGGTVGDIESLPFLEAIRQARRDFGYNNTLYIHNTLVPYLKAANEIKTKPTQHSVKELMSLGIHPDMIVLRSEKKIDQAVKNKIAMFCDVDEASVFESRDVDVLYEVITEMYEQKIDSQILEHFQINNKKQADVSAWYELIDRIKHLEGSVNIALVGKYVKLHDAYLSVSESLKHAGYFHKIKVNIKWVDAEKVNKLNIESAVKDCQGILVPGGFGARATEGKLAAITYAREHNIPFFGICYGMQLAVVEYAKNVLNILDANSTEIDPDTKDPVISLQRGRLSDEDLGGTLRLGLYECELKQGSKAFKAYDKNIIKERHRHRYEFNNAYLDVFEQSDMIISGFNGKHHLVEMIELKDHPWFIAVQFHPEFLSRPLRPHPLFRDFIEATINHN from the coding sequence ATGACTAAATATATATTTGTCACAGGTGGTGTTGTATCAAGTTTAGGTAAAGGCATAACAGCATCAGCGATTGGGCAATTACTCAAAAGTAGAGGATTAAAAGTCTTTATGCAAAAGTTTGATCCTTATATAAACGTAGATCCTGGAACCATGAGCCCTTTACAACACGGTGAAGTTTTTGTGACCGATGATGGTGCTGAAACAGATTTAGATTTAGGTCATTATGAGCGTTTCATTGATGAGAATCTAAATAGACATTCTAGCATTACAACAGGAAAGATTTATCAATCTGTTTTAAAGAGAGAAAGAAGAGGCGATTATCTAGGCGCTACAGTACAAGTTATTCCTCATATTACAGACCAGATCAAGAAAAAACTAAAAGATGTTGCTAAACATACTAAACCAGATATTGTTATAACTGAGATTGGTGGAACAGTAGGAGATATCGAATCCCTTCCGTTCTTAGAGGCTATTAGACAAGCTAGACGTGATTTTGGATATAACAATACGTTATATATACATAATACTTTAGTCCCTTATTTAAAAGCAGCTAATGAAATAAAAACAAAACCTACACAACACAGTGTGAAAGAATTAATGAGCTTAGGTATCCATCCGGATATGATTGTTTTGAGAAGTGAAAAAAAGATTGATCAAGCTGTAAAAAATAAGATCGCAATGTTTTGTGATGTAGATGAAGCCTCTGTTTTTGAATCAAGAGATGTAGATGTATTATATGAAGTTATTACAGAAATGTATGAACAAAAAATAGATTCACAGATACTAGAACACTTCCAAATAAATAATAAAAAACAAGCAGATGTCAGTGCATGGTATGAATTAATAGATCGTATTAAACATTTGGAAGGGTCGGTTAATATCGCATTAGTAGGCAAATATGTAAAACTTCATGATGCATATCTATCGGTATCTGAAAGTTTAAAACATGCTGGATATTTTCATAAAATAAAAGTGAATATTAAATGGGTAGATGCAGAAAAAGTGAATAAATTAAATATTGAATCAGCAGTAAAAGACTGTCAAGGCATATTAGTTCCTGGTGGTTTTGGAGCGCGTGCAACTGAAGGTAAACTTGCAGCAATAACTTATGCAAGAGAACATAACATTCCATTTTTTGGTATTTGTTATGGGATGCAACTTGCGGTTGTAGAGTATGCAAAAAATGTATTAAATATTCTTGATGCTAATTCTACTGAAATTGATCCTGACACAAAAGATCCTGTCATCTCTTTACAGCGAGGTAGATTATCTGATGAAGATTTGGGTGGGACTTTAAGATTAGGATTGTATGAATGTGAATTGAAACAAGGTTCAAAAGCATTTAAAGCTTATGATAAAAATATCATCAAAGAAAGACATAGACATAGATATGAATTTAACAATGCTTATTTAGATGTCTTTGAGCAAAGTGATATGATAATATCAGGGTTTAATGGGAAACATCATTTAGTTGAAATGATAGAACTTAAAGATCATCCATGGTTTATTGCTGTTCAATTCCATCCTGAATTTTTATCAAGACCACTTAGACCACATCCGTTATTTAGAGATTTCATTGAAGCGACAATTAACCATAATTGA
- a CDS encoding BaiN/RdsA family NAD(P)/FAD-dependent oxidoreductase — MIYDAIIIGGGPAGLMAANQFEKEKINFLLLEKNEKCGKKLLLTGGRRCNVTNHLSVRDFIDTLTFKHKRFLYPALETFGSQQVISFFDAQGLELVLENDFKYFPKTEKSLSVLEALTKDIKDHHIKYNQSVKEIHKKGMLYRVIAKEDEYFAKNVIVATGSNSFPSTGSSGDGLVFAKYLGINYFEFSPAETHVYSNQIKDEFIELQGVSLVQKTVKIKQLKKSYKGDLLFTHFGLSGPVIMHLAEFIDQDIKLNHQSIIEFSFVDMNFEQLMEKISSHNDKQLHKVLEMYATKRIVEVLLKYLNIESKKIIEIKKKDLNKVCQLFTAFEVVIDKVEDKEKAYVNKGGIDTKALDPKSMQVKASKGLYFIGEVTDLHGPIGGYNITIALSTGYLSAQHIIHNR, encoded by the coding sequence ATGATCTATGATGCAATTATAATTGGTGGAGGTCCTGCTGGATTAATGGCAGCAAACCAATTTGAAAAAGAAAAAATAAATTTTTTGCTTTTAGAAAAAAATGAAAAGTGTGGGAAAAAATTACTACTGACTGGTGGAAGAAGATGTAATGTAACTAACCATTTATCAGTTAGAGATTTTATTGATACACTTACATTTAAACATAAGAGATTTTTATATCCAGCATTAGAAACTTTTGGATCACAACAAGTGATATCATTTTTTGATGCACAAGGGCTTGAATTAGTTTTAGAAAACGACTTCAAATATTTCCCTAAAACAGAAAAGAGTTTAAGTGTCTTAGAAGCCTTAACTAAAGATATTAAAGATCATCATATCAAATATAATCAAAGTGTTAAGGAAATTCATAAGAAAGGTATGCTCTATAGAGTAATAGCTAAGGAAGATGAATATTTTGCAAAAAATGTAATTGTTGCGACTGGTTCTAATAGTTTTCCTTCTACTGGAAGTAGTGGAGATGGATTAGTTTTTGCAAAATATTTAGGTATAAATTATTTTGAGTTTTCTCCAGCTGAAACGCATGTTTATTCAAATCAAATTAAAGATGAGTTTATTGAACTTCAAGGCGTATCATTAGTTCAAAAAACAGTAAAAATCAAACAATTGAAAAAATCGTATAAAGGTGATTTGCTTTTCACTCATTTTGGATTAAGTGGACCAGTGATCATGCATCTTGCTGAATTCATTGATCAAGATATTAAACTAAACCATCAATCTATTATAGAATTCTCTTTTGTTGATATGAATTTTGAACAACTTATGGAGAAAATTTCATCTCATAACGATAAACAACTTCATAAAGTATTAGAGATGTATGCAACAAAAAGAATTGTAGAAGTTCTATTAAAGTATTTAAATATAGAATCCAAAAAGATTATAGAGATTAAAAAGAAAGATTTAAATAAAGTTTGTCAATTGTTTACAGCATTTGAAGTTGTGATTGACAAAGTTGAAGATAAAGAGAAAGCATACGTTAATAAAGGCGGCATTGATACGAAAGCATTAGATCCTAAGTCAATGCAAGTCAAAGCAAGTAAAGGATTATATTTCATAGGTGAAGTTACTGACTTACATGGACCTATTGGAGGATATAATATCACCATCGCTTTATCGACTGGATACCTTTCCGCTCAACATATTATTCATAATAGATGA
- a CDS encoding electron transfer flavoprotein subunit beta/FixA family protein, translating into MRIITCIKQVPASSNVEVDPKTGVLIRDGNNVKMNPYDLYALEAAFHIKENNQDVNIHAITMGPPSATTVLSEALYMGADDATLITDRRFAGADVLATSYTLSQLVKHIKDYDLIICGKQTTDGDTAQVGPEIAEFLHIPHVPYVKKIVEVKEKSIIVVSGYDLYDEKVEIDYPCLITVEKDSYVPRLPSFKRKEKLLSYKIPMMALKDLEDKDPEHYGLSGSPTQVEEIFPPNKSMKSEIFEGNAKTLSKKIFEILKESRYV; encoded by the coding sequence ATGAGAATAATAACATGCATCAAGCAAGTTCCTGCTTCATCTAATGTTGAAGTTGATCCAAAAACGGGAGTTTTAATTAGAGACGGGAATAATGTAAAAATGAATCCATATGATTTGTATGCTCTTGAAGCTGCTTTTCATATTAAAGAAAACAATCAAGATGTCAATATACATGCGATAACCATGGGGCCGCCTAGCGCGACTACTGTGTTAAGTGAAGCTTTATATATGGGCGCAGACGATGCGACTTTAATTACAGATAGAAGATTTGCTGGTGCTGATGTTCTAGCGACATCATATACACTAAGCCAGTTAGTTAAACATATTAAAGATTATGATTTAATTATATGTGGAAAACAAACGACAGATGGTGATACTGCGCAAGTCGGACCTGAAATCGCAGAATTTTTGCATATACCTCATGTACCTTATGTTAAAAAAATTGTTGAAGTAAAAGAAAAATCAATTATTGTAGTAAGTGGATATGATTTATATGATGAAAAGGTAGAGATTGACTATCCATGTTTAATTACTGTAGAAAAAGACAGTTACGTTCCAAGACTACCTTCATTTAAAAGAAAAGAAAAATTGTTATCATACAAAATACCAATGATGGCATTAAAAGATTTAGAAGATAAGGATCCAGAGCATTATGGATTAAGTGGGTCTCCTACACAGGTGGAAGAAATATTTCCTCCGAATAAATCAATGAAATCAGAAATTTTTGAAGGCAATGCAAAGACATTATCTAAAAAAATATTTGAGATTTTAAAAGAAAGTAGATATGTTTAG
- a CDS encoding ROK family protein, with protein sequence MHAFKFNVKPNIKSKLDVDFVPAILANINFEKHVKQSKNYEEVEIGIQRQQKSLSVYKTVVFNEEHEDYLENMFYLERLVKSLLWIKGGYIIFFKGPYKLGEYLQDAFSRKGKRSFDVLFMERIYEHDFEVIILDENQELVENESAKPVGRHLDGYRIGFDAGGSDRKVSAVVNGKTIFSEEIIWHPKTNSDPMYHINGIKDSILRAASKMPQVDGIGVSSAGVYIDNQAMVASLFRQVNDEDYQKYIKNIYIDIAKDMGDIPVEVANDGDVTALAGAMSLNDHQVLGLAMGTSQALGYIDKNGHITGWLNEPAFVPVDYNLDASIDEWSNDFGCGVKYFSQDAVIKLAPAAGIELDESLSPAEKLKKVQDLLQENHQGAIDIFNTIGIYLGYAIAYYAKFYDIKHVLVLGRVTSSLGGELIIKMTKEVLKQEFESLYHQINIQLPDEKSRRVGQSIAAASLPKIK encoded by the coding sequence ATGCATGCATTTAAATTTAATGTAAAACCAAATATAAAATCAAAACTAGATGTGGATTTTGTTCCAGCGATTCTTGCGAATATCAATTTTGAAAAACATGTTAAACAAAGCAAGAATTATGAGGAAGTAGAAATAGGCATCCAAAGACAACAAAAGAGTTTATCTGTTTACAAAACAGTAGTGTTTAATGAAGAACATGAAGATTATCTCGAAAATATGTTTTATCTCGAAAGACTTGTAAAAAGTTTGTTATGGATAAAAGGTGGATATATCATTTTCTTTAAAGGACCTTATAAATTAGGTGAGTATTTACAAGATGCTTTTTCCAGAAAAGGGAAAAGATCATTTGATGTATTATTCATGGAACGTATTTATGAACATGATTTTGAAGTTATTATATTAGATGAAAATCAAGAACTTGTTGAAAATGAATCAGCAAAACCTGTGGGTAGACATCTTGATGGATATCGTATAGGATTTGATGCAGGTGGATCTGACAGAAAAGTTTCAGCTGTTGTAAACGGAAAAACAATTTTTAGTGAAGAAATTATTTGGCATCCTAAAACTAATAGTGATCCAATGTATCATATCAACGGTATTAAAGATTCAATCTTAAGAGCGGCATCAAAGATGCCTCAAGTTGATGGCATTGGCGTTTCAAGTGCTGGTGTTTACATTGATAATCAAGCAATGGTCGCATCACTCTTTAGACAAGTCAATGACGAAGATTACCAAAAATATATTAAAAATATTTATATAGATATTGCTAAAGATATGGGAGATATTCCTGTTGAGGTTGCTAATGATGGTGATGTAACAGCACTTGCAGGTGCAATGAGTTTAAATGATCATCAAGTGTTAGGTTTAGCGATGGGTACATCACAAGCCCTGGGTTATATAGATAAAAATGGGCATATTACAGGATGGTTAAACGAACCGGCATTTGTTCCTGTAGATTATAATTTAGATGCATCTATAGATGAGTGGAGTAACGATTTTGGATGTGGAGTAAAATATTTTTCACAAGATGCGGTTATTAAATTAGCACCTGCTGCTGGCATAGAACTGGATGAATCTCTTTCTCCAGCAGAAAAACTTAAAAAAGTTCAAGACCTACTTCAAGAAAACCATCAAGGTGCAATTGACATTTTCAACACTATTGGTATATACCTAGGATATGCAATTGCATATTATGCTAAGTTCTATGATATAAAGCATGTTTTAGTGCTTGGTAGAGTGACATCGTCATTAGGTGGGGAACTAATCATTAAGATGACTAAAGAGGTCTTAAAACAAGAATTTGAATCTTTATATCATCAAATTAATATACAATTACCCGATGAGAAATCAAGAAGAGTTGGCCAATCGATTGCGGCGGCTAGTCTTCCAAAAATAAAGTGA
- a CDS encoding phosphodiester glycosidase family protein codes for MKKIFIFILLMVISLGIFDAPSAHAYFRINEDTKITEYKEGIRHTKIIGSINDDGVETNQVMNYVSANVMQNSDINIVVGDNYSLHQDENDKWNMSNILGLIENVHSRYDNFEVLAGVNGDFYDINDTGRPIAAHIRNFEVVSRGDANRPLVGFKDNGEVVFGKPDFDGYELLVFNDEGQLKNKLDVDHINSDPQNNDEISVYFDNYLSALPDEYNKVHIDSIETKITESYGNYFGKGSISQLPTSEDIEENQFVIVGYEFNSDQLITESDYVVVQANVINTFEDVRFALGTDSQPLVIDGQANTGLNGGAAWNYVAPRTAVGIKADGTVFFMVVDGRNKPMGMEGVTLPALGEIMAYYGAEDAFNLDGGGSSTLALIDDEADEGYVILNTPSDGRLRSISNGVFFVKGEFDPIPVPIPEWPDTRDQLNMPTNIFVDQDGILRFNAIPGSISYSVVIDGRETIVESNQLELDLAVGMHEISVRAKGGADFISSTYSQSILYQVYPHDINLLIDMIKDFTKSELND; via the coding sequence ATGAAAAAAATATTTATATTTATCTTACTAATGGTTATATCTCTTGGCATATTTGATGCACCTAGTGCACATGCATATTTTAGAATTAATGAAGATACTAAAATAACAGAATATAAAGAAGGTATAAGACATACTAAAATTATTGGTTCTATTAATGATGATGGAGTAGAAACCAATCAAGTTATGAATTATGTAAGTGCAAATGTTATGCAGAATTCTGATATCAATATCGTCGTTGGTGATAACTATAGCTTACATCAAGACGAAAACGATAAATGGAATATGTCTAATATTTTAGGACTTATTGAAAATGTTCATTCTAGATATGATAATTTTGAAGTACTTGCTGGAGTTAATGGAGATTTTTATGATATCAATGATACAGGTAGACCTATAGCTGCACATATAAGAAACTTTGAAGTTGTATCTAGAGGAGATGCGAATAGACCTCTAGTAGGATTTAAAGATAATGGTGAAGTCGTGTTTGGGAAACCTGATTTTGATGGATACGAGTTATTAGTTTTTAATGATGAAGGTCAATTAAAAAATAAACTTGATGTTGATCATATCAATTCAGATCCTCAAAACAATGATGAAATTAGTGTTTATTTTGATAATTATTTAAGTGCTCTTCCTGATGAGTATAATAAAGTTCACATTGATTCTATAGAAACTAAAATTACTGAATCATATGGTAATTATTTTGGTAAAGGATCTATAAGTCAATTACCAACTAGTGAGGATATTGAAGAAAACCAATTTGTCATAGTTGGATATGAATTCAACAGTGATCAATTGATTACTGAATCAGATTATGTAGTTGTTCAAGCAAATGTTATCAACACATTCGAAGACGTGAGATTCGCATTAGGAACCGATAGTCAGCCACTTGTGATTGATGGACAAGCTAATACAGGTTTAAATGGTGGAGCTGCTTGGAATTATGTAGCACCTAGAACAGCTGTTGGTATAAAAGCAGATGGAACAGTATTTTTTATGGTTGTTGATGGTAGAAATAAACCGATGGGAATGGAAGGTGTTACACTTCCTGCACTTGGAGAAATCATGGCATATTATGGAGCTGAAGATGCATTTAATTTAGATGGTGGTGGATCATCTACATTGGCACTTATTGATGACGAAGCAGATGAAGGATATGTTATTCTAAACACACCATCTGATGGAAGATTAAGATCAATTAGTAATGGAGTATTCTTTGTGAAAGGTGAATTTGATCCGATTCCAGTTCCAATTCCTGAATGGCCAGATACTAGAGATCAATTAAACATGCCTACAAACATATTTGTTGATCAAGATGGCATCTTAAGATTTAATGCCATACCAGGTAGTATTTCTTATAGTGTTGTTATTGATGGAAGAGAAACAATAGTTGAAAGTAATCAATTAGAACTTGATTTAGCAGTTGGTATGCATGAAATCTCTGTTAGAGCAAAAGGTGGAGCTGATTTTATATCATCAACCTATAGTCAATCAATTTTATATCAAGTTTATCCACATGATATTAATTTATTAATAGATATGATTAAAGATTTTACAAAATCTGAATTAAATGACTAA
- the fba gene encoding class II fructose-1,6-bisphosphate aldolase, translating into MLVSAKEMLIKAHKGGYGVAQININNLEWTKTVLQTVNDLKSPVILGVSEGAAKYMGGYKTVVALVKALDEFYNVTVPVAIHLDHGTYKGSFEALEAGFTSIMFDGSHYDFEENLAKTKEVVAACHLKGVSVEAEVGSIGGEEDGVIGMGEFADPEECRIISETGIDFLAAGIGNIHGSYPAKWPGLNFEVLKNVQDVTDGKPLVLHGGTGIPAEQVKKAISLGVSKINVNTDLQLVFAAATRKYIEEGKDLVGKGFDPRKLLAPGCDAIKKVVTDKVEMFGSKNKA; encoded by the coding sequence ATGTTAGTATCAGCAAAAGAAATGTTAATTAAAGCGCACAAGGGTGGTTATGGTGTTGCTCAAATTAATATAAATAATTTAGAATGGACAAAAACTGTTTTACAAACAGTAAATGATTTAAAATCACCAGTTATTTTAGGTGTATCAGAAGGTGCAGCTAAATATATGGGTGGTTACAAAACAGTTGTGGCATTAGTTAAAGCATTAGATGAATTTTATAATGTAACTGTTCCAGTAGCAATTCACTTAGATCATGGAACTTATAAAGGTTCTTTTGAAGCTTTAGAAGCAGGGTTTACATCAATTATGTTTGATGGTTCTCATTATGATTTTGAAGAAAATTTAGCTAAAACAAAAGAAGTAGTTGCAGCATGTCATTTAAAGGGCGTTTCAGTTGAAGCTGAAGTTGGTTCAATTGGTGGAGAAGAAGATGGCGTTATAGGAATGGGCGAATTCGCTGATCCTGAAGAATGTCGTATTATTTCTGAAACAGGCATAGATTTTTTAGCAGCAGGAATTGGTAATATTCATGGTTCTTATCCAGCAAAATGGCCAGGATTAAACTTTGAAGTATTAAAAAATGTTCAAGATGTAACTGATGGAAAACCTTTAGTTTTACATGGTGGAACTGGTATTCCAGCTGAACAAGTTAAAAAAGCTATTTCATTAGGTGTATCAAAAATTAATGTAAACACAGATCTTCAATTAGTATTTGCAGCAGCAACTCGTAAATATATTGAAGAAGGAAAAGATTTAGTAGGAAAAGGTTTTGATCCTAGAAAATTATTAGCTCCTGGTTGTGATGCAATTAAAAAAGTAGTTACTGATAAAGTTGAAATGTTTGGATCAAAAAACAAAGCATAA
- a CDS encoding electron transfer flavoprotein subunit alpha/FixB family protein produces MAYIKVNQEKVTKDVAKQLIDMCPFNAFDYQDAYLSINASCKICKMCVKKGPLGVCELIDNPKPKIDKSKYNGIAVFIEQHQNIAHPVSWELIGKAKELSKKSKEEVFAVVCGNDVSNIVDQALSYGVDKVYVYQDEAFKDFNVELYTNVAEAFFNKYQNNVILFGGTPLGRSFAPKVAARLKTGLTADCTMLDMTETKDLLQIRPAFGGNIMAKIHTPNDRPQMATIRYKMFDQADVVKPHGKAIYEDTISILKDTSISILDHYAKPRVNDISDAEVIIAVGRAFKKQKDLELIEPLRKKLNAEIACTRPMIENGWFDAKKQIGLSGRTVKPKLIINLGISGAVQYIEGMKDSELIITVNKDKHNKLFNISHYAIVGDIYEVLPELNKLVDEILEAKNGI; encoded by the coding sequence ATGGCGTATATTAAAGTAAATCAAGAGAAAGTAACTAAAGATGTTGCAAAACAATTAATAGATATGTGTCCATTTAACGCATTTGATTATCAAGATGCTTATTTGTCTATAAATGCATCTTGTAAAATATGCAAGATGTGTGTCAAAAAAGGACCTTTAGGAGTATGTGAATTAATAGATAATCCAAAGCCTAAGATTGATAAATCTAAATATAATGGTATAGCAGTATTTATTGAACAACATCAAAATATAGCACATCCTGTAAGTTGGGAACTTATTGGAAAAGCCAAAGAACTATCTAAGAAAAGCAAAGAAGAAGTATTTGCGGTAGTTTGTGGCAATGACGTTTCAAATATCGTTGATCAAGCTTTAAGTTATGGTGTTGATAAAGTTTATGTTTATCAAGATGAAGCATTTAAAGATTTTAATGTTGAATTATATACCAATGTTGCAGAAGCGTTTTTTAATAAATATCAAAATAACGTTATTCTATTTGGTGGGACACCACTGGGAAGAAGTTTTGCACCAAAAGTAGCAGCAAGACTTAAAACAGGATTAACTGCAGATTGTACAATGCTTGATATGACTGAAACCAAAGATTTGCTTCAAATTAGACCTGCATTTGGTGGGAATATTATGGCTAAGATACACACGCCTAATGATAGACCTCAAATGGCAACTATAAGATATAAAATGTTTGATCAAGCAGATGTTGTGAAACCCCATGGTAAGGCTATTTATGAAGATACAATATCTATTTTAAAAGACACTAGTATCTCAATCTTAGATCATTATGCTAAACCTAGAGTTAATGATATAAGCGATGCTGAAGTAATCATTGCTGTAGGGCGTGCATTTAAGAAACAAAAAGACTTAGAGTTAATTGAACCACTTAGAAAAAAATTAAATGCTGAAATTGCTTGTACCAGACCTATGATAGAGAATGGTTGGTTTGATGCTAAAAAACAAATCGGATTATCAGGACGTACAGTTAAACCTAAATTAATTATCAATTTAGGTATAAGTGGAGCAGTTCAATATATAGAAGGTATGAAAGATAGTGAGCTTATCATTACCGTTAATAAGGATAAACATAATAAACTATTTAATATAAGCCATTATGCAATTGTTGGTGATATATATGAAGTATTACCAGAACTCAATAAATTAGTGGATGAAATATTGGAGGCTAAAAATGGAATATAA
- a CDS encoding SGNH/GDSL hydrolase family protein encodes MKNYLFFGDSVTEAGRDKSNPSDLGHGFVYFLSQEFREIKFINKGIGGQRVKDLINRLDIDVINLNPNVCFILIGVNDAWLPYRLNQGSSIHTFRNSLDVLIKTIIEKSDHTEIVLIKPYAIAIQKSNENMIIDLAAFRNDYDLIGKKYNLPVIDIKETIEKQLKVVPADTLFYDGIHPTKLGHQIIGKIIEDYIRGNLHDL; translated from the coding sequence ATGAAAAATTATTTATTTTTTGGAGATAGTGTAACTGAAGCAGGTAGAGATAAATCAAATCCTAGTGATTTAGGACATGGGTTTGTCTATTTTCTTAGTCAAGAGTTTAGAGAAATCAAATTTATTAATAAAGGAATTGGTGGACAAAGAGTTAAAGATTTGATTAATCGTCTAGATATTGACGTCATTAACTTAAATCCAAATGTTTGTTTTATCTTAATTGGAGTTAACGATGCATGGTTGCCTTATCGTTTGAATCAAGGATCTTCTATACATACATTTAGAAATAGTTTAGATGTGCTTATTAAAACGATTATAGAAAAATCAGATCATACGGAAATTGTTTTAATAAAGCCATATGCAATAGCTATCCAAAAGAGTAATGAGAACATGATTATAGATTTAGCAGCATTTAGAAATGATTATGATCTTATAGGTAAAAAATATAATCTGCCTGTAATAGATATAAAAGAAACTATAGAAAAACAGTTAAAAGTTGTTCCAGCTGATACACTTTTTTATGATGGAATTCATCCTACAAAACTAGGACACCAAATAATTGGAAAAATAATTGAAGACTATATAAGAGGTAACTTACATGATCTATGA
- a CDS encoding PIG-L deacetylase family protein, with translation MKLLKETAEFFVFDQKPVQEAVRRTTHMSIAAHQDDIEIMAYDGILKCFNKPNNWFFGVVVTNGSGSARDKEYKDYTDQEMIEVRKLEQKKAAFIGEFGALALLDHPSKEVKDPKNTEIIDELLSLLNEAKPEVLYTHNLADKHDTHIGVTTKVIKAVRKMDKKDRPKHVYGCEVWRNLDWVVDHEKVSFDVSDHPNLASSLVEVFDSQIVGGKRYDLATIGRRLANATYSESHFIDKANQVSLAMDLTPLIENENLDISQYVLDYIDRFKKDVSDRIAKML, from the coding sequence ATGAAATTATTAAAAGAAACAGCTGAATTTTTTGTCTTTGACCAAAAACCAGTCCAAGAGGCAGTGAGAAGAACAACACATATGAGTATAGCTGCACATCAAGATGATATTGAAATTATGGCTTATGATGGCATATTGAAATGTTTTAATAAACCAAACAATTGGTTCTTTGGCGTTGTGGTTACTAATGGTTCAGGATCCGCAAGAGATAAAGAATATAAAGACTATACAGATCAAGAAATGATAGAGGTTAGAAAACTAGAACAAAAAAAGGCTGCATTTATTGGTGAATTTGGAGCGCTAGCTTTACTAGATCATCCTAGTAAAGAAGTTAAAGATCCTAAAAATACTGAAATCATTGATGAATTATTAAGTTTATTAAATGAAGCAAAACCAGAGGTTTTATATACCCATAATTTAGCTGATAAACATGATACTCATATTGGTGTTACTACTAAAGTTATAAAAGCAGTTAGAAAAATGGATAAAAAAGATAGACCTAAGCATGTTTATGGATGTGAAGTATGGAGAAATTTAGATTGGGTTGTTGATCATGAAAAAGTGAGTTTTGATGTAAGTGATCATCCAAACCTAGCTTCTAGCTTAGTTGAAGTGTTTGATTCACAAATTGTTGGTGGGAAAAGATATGATCTTGCGACAATCGGTAGAAGATTAGCTAATGCTACATATAGTGAGTCTCATTTTATTGATAAAGCAAACCAAGTGAGCTTAGCTATGGACTTAACACCATTAATAGAAAATGAAAATTTAGACATCTCTCAATATGTTCTAGATTATATTGATAGATTTAAAAAAGATGTTTCTGATAGAATTGCTAAAATGTTATAG
- a CDS encoding YgjV family protein: MPAWYEWIGYIASLIVLISLVMSSLKKLRWINMVGSIIFAIYGLLIGSYPVAIMNLGIVIVNIYYLIQMYGQKDLFKLIPILDNTYLTHFMEVYKKDMSHFIDLGYDITKTGLIKYYVIRNTVPAGLFIGKPVEDNMIEILVDYTTPAYRDFKTADFLFEDQREVFLKKGYKVFLSKPGHEKHQAYLEKIGFKPATYLNEAYYKKEI; this comes from the coding sequence ATGCCAGCATGGTATGAATGGATTGGATATATAGCATCACTAATTGTTTTAATATCTCTAGTGATGAGCAGTCTTAAAAAATTAAGATGGATAAATATGGTAGGATCTATAATATTTGCAATATATGGACTATTAATTGGATCATATCCGGTTGCAATTATGAATTTAGGTATTGTTATAGTTAACATTTACTATTTGATACAAATGTATGGACAAAAAGATTTATTTAAACTTATTCCAATATTGGATAATACGTATTTAACACATTTTATGGAAGTATACAAAAAAGATATGAGTCATTTTATTGATTTAGGATATGATATTACAAAAACTGGATTGATTAAGTATTATGTCATTAGAAATACAGTACCCGCAGGATTATTTATAGGGAAACCAGTAGAAGATAACATGATAGAAATATTAGTTGATTATACAACTCCTGCATATAGAGATTTTAAAACTGCAGATTTTCTTTTTGAAGATCAAAGAGAAGTGTTTCTTAAAAAAGGATACAAAGTCTTTTTAAGTAAACCAGGTCATGAAAAACATCAAGCATATTTAGAAAAAATTGGATTTAAACCAGCAACATATCTCAATGAAGCTTATTATAAGAAAGAAATATAA